From a single Ignavibacteria bacterium genomic region:
- a CDS encoding MFS transporter — protein MKKKLDFWQIWNMSFGFLGIQFGFALQNANTSRIFQTLGAEIDNIPILWIAAPVTGLLVQPIVGYLSDRTWGKLGRRRPFFLTGAILASLALIIMPNSPVLWIAAGMLWVMDASINISMEPFRALVADLLPSEQRTTGFAVQSFFIGVGAVIASLLPYILTNWLGISNTAPKGEIPDSVIYSFYLGAAAFFGAVLWTVIRTKEYPPENMEEFLEHKKTKAGFLQGVSEIVDSFLKMPKTMIQLAFVQFFSWFALFCMWIYTTPAITKHLYLTVDTESIAYNEGADWVGVLFAVYNGVAAVTAFILPVLAKRFSRKFAHSLSLTLTGLAFISFLFIPSPGLLLIPMIFIGLGWASILSMPYAILSGALPQEKMGVYMGIFNFFIVIPQIVAATLIGFTVKTFFGDDPIYALVLGGVSMIIAATLTMFVKDEN, from the coding sequence ATGAAGAAAAAATTAGATTTCTGGCAAATATGGAACATGAGTTTCGGATTCCTCGGAATTCAGTTCGGATTTGCTCTTCAAAACGCCAATACAAGCAGAATATTTCAAACCCTCGGGGCAGAAATAGATAATATTCCAATCCTATGGATTGCTGCCCCCGTAACAGGATTGCTTGTTCAACCCATAGTTGGATATCTTAGTGACAGAACATGGGGAAAACTTGGCCGCAGACGGCCATTCTTCCTTACTGGTGCCATCCTGGCATCTCTTGCCCTCATTATAATGCCAAACTCACCCGTTCTTTGGATTGCTGCCGGTATGCTTTGGGTGATGGATGCATCCATCAATATCAGCATGGAGCCGTTCCGGGCTCTCGTCGCCGACCTTTTGCCATCTGAGCAGAGAACCACAGGGTTTGCCGTACAAAGCTTTTTTATCGGAGTTGGTGCCGTTATCGCCTCACTTCTTCCTTATATCCTGACCAACTGGCTTGGTATAAGCAACACAGCCCCCAAAGGTGAGATACCCGATTCGGTAATTTATTCTTTTTATCTCGGAGCTGCTGCCTTTTTTGGAGCTGTGCTTTGGACTGTGATAAGGACAAAAGAATACCCGCCCGAAAACATGGAAGAATTTCTCGAACATAAAAAAACCAAAGCCGGTTTTCTGCAAGGGGTATCTGAAATCGTTGATTCATTTCTGAAGATGCCAAAAACGATGATTCAACTCGCATTCGTTCAGTTTTTTAGCTGGTTTGCCCTCTTCTGCATGTGGATTTATACAACCCCGGCGATTACCAAACATTTATATCTTACTGTTGACACAGAGTCGATTGCATATAATGAAGGTGCCGACTGGGTGGGCGTGCTTTTTGCAGTTTATAACGGCGTCGCTGCGGTTACCGCATTCATCCTTCCGGTTCTGGCGAAAAGATTTTCACGAAAATTTGCCCATTCATTGTCGCTCACACTGACAGGTCTTGCGTTTATTTCCTTCCTTTTTATTCCATCGCCAGGATTACTCCTCATCCCGATGATCTTTATCGGATTGGGCTGGGCATCAATTCTTTCCATGCCTTACGCCATCCTTTCCGGTGCACTTCCTCAGGAGAAAATGGGGGTTTATATGGGAATTTTCAACTTTTTCATTGTGATTCCGCAGATTGTGGCTGCAACATTAATAGGATTTACTGTAAAAACCTTCTTCGGGGATGATCCAATTTATGCCCTGGTCCTTGGAGGTGTTTCAATGATCATCGCGGCAACGCTGACAATGTTTGTAAAAGATGAGAACTGA
- a CDS encoding sodium:solute symporter: protein MEIIDYIIVGIYLVGILIIGMWFERKASKSIDSFFLGDRSLKWWALGASGMASNIDVSGTMINVALIYALGAQGYFVEIRGGIVLIMAFMMVFMGKWNRRAHVMTLAEWMQFRFGDSRQGRIARLVCAIAILMSTIAITGYFAVGSGKFIGEFLDLPEIWGMKPDFVASVIMVSISLMYTAASGLYGVVWTDVIQGVLILISIFVVIYISLTQYILPDTFIISTPAVDGGFISRTVTRESWTNIIPQWELNFPEESKYAIYNLFGVSILFYLAKTVIEGSGGTGGYMIQRYYAARSDRDAGLLSLFWTVLLTFRWPFTAAVAIMAIVYGNTTGNIVQDPELALPTVIDKLIPMGFKGLLIAGLMSAAMSTFVSIVNAGASYWVNDIYRSFINPGASEKKLVNQSRLASIMVVVGGLVLTLFITSINQIWGWLTMSMGAGLIVPLIIRWYWWRLNGYGFTAGIFAGMTTAIVQGLVYPDAPEYFSFLSVSVLSFAGTVAVTLLTEPTDDETLSKFFLKTRPFGFWGRITEKLSPEQRTAISKENKRGIISAIIAVPWQLVLFATAMVVVFKEWDTFFILFFILVILSYFLYQVWYKNLDAKGEEK, encoded by the coding sequence ATGGAAATAATTGATTACATAATAGTGGGAATTTACCTGGTCGGCATTTTAATAATTGGAATGTGGTTTGAGAGGAAAGCCTCAAAAAGTATCGATTCCTTCTTTCTTGGTGACAGAAGCCTGAAGTGGTGGGCTCTTGGTGCCTCCGGCATGGCATCCAATATAGATGTCAGCGGAACGATGATTAATGTTGCACTCATTTATGCTCTCGGGGCTCAGGGCTATTTTGTTGAGATAAGAGGCGGAATTGTTCTCATAATGGCGTTTATGATGGTTTTTATGGGGAAGTGGAACCGAAGGGCACATGTGATGACTCTCGCAGAGTGGATGCAGTTCAGGTTTGGTGACAGTCGTCAGGGGAGGATTGCCCGTCTCGTCTGTGCCATTGCGATACTTATGAGTACAATTGCCATCACGGGATATTTTGCTGTTGGTTCGGGAAAGTTTATCGGTGAGTTTTTAGATCTTCCGGAAATCTGGGGAATGAAGCCGGATTTTGTGGCTTCTGTGATTATGGTTTCAATATCTCTGATGTATACTGCTGCAAGCGGTCTCTATGGTGTGGTCTGGACAGATGTGATCCAGGGGGTGTTGATACTGATTTCGATTTTTGTGGTTATCTACATTTCACTCACTCAATATATTCTTCCCGATACATTCATAATTTCGACCCCTGCGGTTGACGGAGGATTTATAAGTCGAACTGTAACGAGGGAAAGCTGGACAAACATCATACCGCAGTGGGAATTAAATTTCCCCGAAGAATCGAAATATGCGATTTACAACCTTTTTGGAGTATCGATCCTTTTTTATCTGGCTAAAACGGTGATAGAGGGAAGTGGCGGCACGGGTGGCTACATGATCCAAAGATATTACGCTGCAAGAAGTGACAGGGATGCCGGACTTCTCTCTCTCTTTTGGACAGTCCTTCTTACTTTCAGGTGGCCCTTCACAGCAGCGGTTGCAATAATGGCCATAGTTTACGGAAACACTACAGGCAACATCGTGCAGGATCCCGAACTTGCACTTCCTACAGTAATTGACAAGTTGATTCCGATGGGCTTCAAGGGTCTGTTGATCGCCGGTCTGATGTCGGCAGCGATGTCAACATTTGTTTCCATAGTAAATGCGGGTGCTTCCTATTGGGTTAATGATATTTACAGGAGTTTTATCAATCCGGGAGCCTCCGAGAAAAAACTTGTAAATCAGAGCCGTCTCGCATCCATAATGGTTGTTGTCGGCGGTCTGGTACTTACACTTTTTATTACGAGTATCAATCAGATTTGGGGATGGCTTACGATGAGCATGGGAGCCGGGCTTATTGTTCCTCTTATTATCAGGTGGTACTGGTGGAGACTGAACGGTTACGGATTTACAGCAGGAATTTTTGCAGGGATGACAACCGCCATCGTTCAGGGACTTGTCTATCCGGATGCACCTGAGTATTTCTCATTCCTTTCGGTAAGTGTGCTTTCATTTGCCGGGACTGTAGCAGTTACACTTCTCACCGAGCCTACGGATGATGAGACTCTATCGAAATTTTTCCTGAAAACCAGACCTTTTGGATTTTGGGGGAGGATAACGGAGAAACTGTCGCCCGAACAAAGGACGGCGATAAGTAAAGAGAATAAAAGGGGCATAATATCTGCAATCATAGCGGTACCCTGGCAACTGGTGCTTTTCGCTACTGCAATGGTTGTGGTTTTTAAGGAGTGGGACACATTTTTTATACTGTTTTTCATACTGGTAATTTTAAGTTATTTTTTGTATCAGGTCTGGTACAAGAATTTGGACGCAAAAGGAGAAGAAAAATGA
- a CDS encoding response regulator, whose protein sequence is MQNDNIGSLAGGDGTPDEASVMRTRRIFEAGWQSSIDAMRLCDSKGTIVYTNPSFCKLFEKTEEQLLGQEFTVIHSFESKNLPAILNNFHETLKTKNAQQRYEGEVHLWNGKSKWVEVSNSFIEFDDELYLLSIFRDITDRKNTEIELTAAKERAEEANRIKSSFLANMSHELRTPLIGIMGFTEILQEKSLDDECVEMLEKIMKSSKRLLQTFESIFDLSLLEANRLEYRLKDISINDCIKSVANQYKSLAMEKGITLELGLPVYDLRGYLDEAVLIKILTNLIDNAVKYTPAGGVKISLIEKDGLNQKFALITVADTGIGIQAPNIALVFDAFRQVSEGYSRAFEGSGLGLTLTKKFVQFLGGTITVESKEGVGSSFSVSLPLTGAPSKLSNLHNKDAENKVKPSLLVIDDDAIARDVFKLILGKEYNISEAYDYETAMALINEKKFDVIILDIMLGRSRMGLNIAQELRNMERYSKTPVVAITALAMRGDREKILEAGCSHYLSKPFRKADLVNIIKEALASATVN, encoded by the coding sequence ATGCAAAACGATAATATCGGCAGTTTGGCCGGAGGTGATGGCACACCCGATGAAGCCAGCGTGATGAGAACCCGGCGGATTTTTGAAGCCGGCTGGCAGTCATCCATTGACGCCATGAGACTCTGTGACTCAAAGGGAACGATTGTCTATACTAATCCCTCCTTCTGCAAATTGTTCGAAAAAACCGAGGAACAACTTTTAGGGCAGGAATTTACAGTGATTCATTCTTTCGAATCAAAAAATCTCCCTGCCATTCTTAACAACTTTCATGAAACCCTTAAAACCAAAAATGCCCAGCAAAGGTATGAGGGTGAAGTTCACCTCTGGAATGGGAAATCGAAATGGGTGGAAGTTTCAAACTCTTTCATCGAATTCGATGATGAATTGTATCTTCTCAGTATCTTCAGAGATATCACAGACAGAAAAAATACTGAAATTGAACTTACTGCTGCCAAGGAAAGGGCTGAGGAAGCCAACAGAATAAAGTCCTCCTTCCTTGCAAACATGTCGCATGAGTTGAGAACTCCACTTATCGGGATCATGGGATTTACTGAAATCCTTCAAGAGAAGTCTCTTGATGATGAATGTGTCGAAATGCTCGAAAAAATTATGAAAAGCTCCAAAAGACTTCTTCAAACTTTTGAATCCATTTTCGATCTCTCACTTCTTGAAGCAAACAGACTCGAGTACCGCCTAAAGGATATCAGCATCAACGATTGTATCAAATCGGTTGCCAATCAGTACAAATCACTTGCGATGGAGAAAGGAATTACCCTCGAACTGGGACTGCCGGTCTACGATTTAAGGGGATACCTCGACGAAGCCGTCCTGATAAAAATTCTCACCAATTTAATCGACAATGCGGTAAAGTACACACCTGCCGGAGGAGTGAAAATATCGTTGATCGAAAAAGACGGACTGAATCAAAAATTTGCACTCATTACCGTGGCAGACACGGGAATCGGGATACAGGCTCCAAATATTGCTCTGGTATTCGATGCCTTCAGACAAGTGAGTGAAGGCTACTCGCGAGCTTTCGAAGGAAGCGGCCTCGGATTGACACTCACTAAAAAGTTTGTGCAGTTTCTCGGTGGTACCATAACTGTTGAAAGCAAAGAAGGAGTAGGCTCCAGTTTTTCAGTTTCACTTCCGCTCACAGGCGCCCCATCCAAACTGTCGAATCTCCATAACAAGGACGCAGAAAATAAGGTAAAACCGTCCCTCCTTGTCATCGATGATGACGCAATCGCAAGAGATGTTTTTAAACTTATTCTCGGAAAAGAGTATAATATCAGCGAGGCATATGATTACGAGACCGCCATGGCTCTTATCAATGAGAAAAAATTTGATGTTATCATTTTGGATATTATGTTGGGAAGAAGCAGGATGGGACTGAATATCGCTCAGGAATTAAGAAACATGGAACGATACTCCAAAACCCCCGTGGTTGCAATCACCGCACTGGCGATGAGGGGAGACAGAGAGAAGATTCTGGAAGCCGGATGCTCCCACTACCTCTCGAAACCGTTCAGAAAAGCCGACCTGGTTAATATCATAAAAGAAGCCCTCGCATCAGCTACCGTTAACTGA
- a CDS encoding DUF1579 domain-containing protein: protein MKKAFFGFFFILSATLFAQEDPMKAWTEYMTPGEMHQWLAQSVGVWNYTQESWMSPGTAATVDTGISKHTMILGGRYLQIVHEGSAFGTPFTGANIVGYDNKLKKFFSFWIDNLGTGYTVATGDYDKTTNTVTLLGSMLDPVSGSDYKYKMVIMQPQSGKVANEMYGYDKSGSEFLMMRSVYKKAE, encoded by the coding sequence ATGAAAAAGGCGTTTTTCGGCTTCTTTTTTATCCTCTCGGCAACCCTGTTCGCTCAGGAAGACCCCATGAAAGCATGGACCGAGTATATGACACCGGGTGAGATGCACCAGTGGCTTGCACAGTCTGTCGGTGTATGGAATTATACTCAGGAATCGTGGATGTCTCCGGGAACTGCTGCCACGGTTGATACAGGGATCTCCAAACACACCATGATACTTGGCGGCAGATATCTCCAGATAGTGCATGAAGGTTCTGCCTTCGGAACACCATTCACCGGAGCAAATATCGTCGGTTACGACAACAAATTGAAAAAGTTCTTCTCCTTTTGGATAGACAATCTTGGGACGGGATATACCGTTGCCACAGGTGACTATGACAAAACCACGAATACGGTTACTCTCCTTGGCTCAATGCTCGACCCGGTCTCCGGCAGTGATTACAAATATAAAATGGTGATCATGCAACCTCAATCAGGGAAGGTGGCTAACGAGATGTATGGTTATGACAAGTCGGGAAGTGAATTCCTGATGATGAGATCTGTTTACAAAAAGGCGGAGTAA
- a CDS encoding MFS transporter: MLQMQKKLSNLFYTILPLPATAMGFALSIQIAALSWIMNTKYHLNLEEIGFVWAAGPAAGIIGQVLVGMISDNVWFWGGRRRPFVLIGGITAAIMLMALPNIDVVSNFLGIGEIIIVATGVALSLDLAINISFNPTRSIIADVTPEGDARTKGYTWMQTISGFFGVVAYLISVLLDNYILIYFGVFFVFLFSVIPMFFIEEPRKLSVVADEAEETTHETNTTELLKIYAAHAFSWLGVQTMFVYIFGFIKEVFYNYEVSAKISDEANKLIGDNISISFAVLNTVGFIVPALVLANIAKKIGRVKTHILALALMSAGYFAIALFVRDSISLYAMMAVCGIGWGAIVSLPFAIMSENVKKEKMGLFMGIFNLSVVLPQLLVSVIVGGIVEKNPDKTLIFMISGVALAISAILWLLVKETKPGGGKLQGGGGGH; encoded by the coding sequence ATGCTTCAGATGCAGAAAAAACTGAGTAATCTGTTTTATACAATTCTCCCGTTACCGGCAACGGCAATGGGGTTTGCACTGTCAATTCAAATAGCAGCACTAAGCTGGATTATGAACACAAAGTACCATCTTAATCTGGAAGAAATCGGGTTTGTCTGGGCGGCAGGACCGGCGGCAGGCATCATAGGACAGGTACTGGTGGGGATGATCAGTGATAATGTGTGGTTCTGGGGTGGAAGGCGGAGACCGTTTGTTCTTATCGGTGGAATAACCGCAGCAATAATGCTGATGGCACTGCCGAATATAGATGTTGTTAGTAATTTCCTGGGAATTGGTGAGATAATCATAGTGGCAACCGGTGTTGCACTTTCGCTCGATCTGGCGATAAATATCAGTTTTAATCCTACACGGTCGATCATCGCGGATGTGACACCCGAAGGTGATGCCAGGACAAAAGGCTACACCTGGATGCAGACTATATCAGGTTTCTTTGGAGTGGTTGCCTACCTGATCAGCGTGTTGCTTGACAATTACATATTAATATATTTTGGTGTCTTCTTTGTTTTTCTGTTTTCCGTGATACCGATGTTTTTCATAGAAGAACCCCGCAAATTGTCGGTCGTTGCTGATGAAGCTGAGGAAACAACACATGAGACCAACACTACGGAATTGCTGAAGATATATGCAGCACATGCATTTTCATGGCTGGGTGTTCAGACCATGTTTGTGTATATTTTCGGATTTATAAAGGAAGTGTTCTACAATTATGAAGTGTCTGCAAAAATTTCCGATGAAGCTAACAAGCTGATCGGCGATAACATCTCCATTTCATTCGCAGTACTTAATACTGTCGGATTCATAGTTCCGGCGTTGGTACTTGCTAACATAGCCAAAAAGATAGGAAGAGTAAAAACTCACATTCTTGCTCTTGCATTGATGAGTGCCGGATATTTTGCGATTGCATTGTTCGTCCGTGATTCCATCTCATTATACGCCATGATGGCAGTTTGCGGTATCGGCTGGGGAGCAATCGTCAGTCTACCATTTGCAATCATGTCGGAAAATGTAAAAAAAGAGAAGATGGGACTGTTCATGGGGATATTCAATCTTTCTGTGGTACTTCCTCAGTTGCTCGTTTCCGTGATTGTTGGCGGAATCGTTGAAAAGAATCCTGACAAAACACTTATTTTTATGATCAGTGGCGTGGCTCTCGCAATTTCCGCAATTCTTTGGTTGCTTGTGAAAGAGACCAAGCCGGGTGGTGGAAAACTTCAAGGCGGTGGCGGCGGACACTAA
- a CDS encoding GNAT family N-acetyltransferase, with the protein MIRLNNLELKKVEEGDIPLLLWFIKKIAEYEKLSHEVTATEEILTETFFGRKANVEGYIAYHDGKPVGYAIYFYNFSSFLGKKGMYLEDLFVLPEYRGKGFGKQILIYLAEQAISEGCGRFEWAVLDWNTPAIEFYKSLGAVPMDEWTIFRLSGDELLKFKKEI; encoded by the coding sequence ATGATCAGACTTAATAATCTCGAACTTAAAAAAGTGGAAGAGGGAGATATCCCTCTTCTGCTTTGGTTCATAAAAAAAATAGCGGAATACGAAAAACTCTCACACGAAGTGACGGCGACTGAGGAGATACTTACCGAAACATTTTTCGGCAGAAAAGCGAATGTTGAGGGATATATTGCATATCATGACGGGAAACCGGTTGGCTATGCAATTTATTTTTACAATTTTTCATCATTCCTCGGGAAAAAGGGGATGTACCTCGAAGACCTTTTTGTTCTGCCTGAATACAGAGGGAAGGGTTTTGGTAAACAAATTCTAATCTATCTGGCAGAACAGGCGATTTCCGAAGGCTGCGGCAGATTTGAGTGGGCAGTGCTCGACTGGAACACTCCGGCGATCGAATTTTACAAATCACTTGGCGCTGTTCCTATGGATGAATGGACGATTTTCAGACTCTCGGGTGATGAGTTGCTGAAGTTTAAAAAGGAAATTTAG
- a CDS encoding family 20 glycosylhydrolase, giving the protein MRSMHRLITITLLFILSSGVVMSQKQTVFNLMPVPAELKAGDGQYRLDAKFKMKITGKINPRISAYATKALQRLSGRTGLFFLQDIVSGADSIVNPALTIRFDREGAIKVGEDETYTLDVTHEKISLNAVTDIGAMRGLETFLQLVERDSAGYFLPVVSIKDAPFYKWRGLMLDVCRHWMPLEMVLRNIDGMAAMKMNVLHFHLSEDQGFRIESKVFPKLHQMGSDGNYFTQEQIKHIIKYAADRGIRVYPEFDVPGHSTSWFVGHPELASKPGPYKIERNWGIFGPVMDPTKESTYEFLDKFFTEMAQLFPDEYFHIGGDEVKANHWKENPDIQKFMSEKNIKDEHALQAYFNTRILKILQRNNKKMVGWDEILQPEMPKDIVIHSWRGKKALLQASKDGYNVILSNGYYIDLIQSTKFHYNNHPVSPDTILPAEQQKNILGGEATMWAELVTNENVDSRIWPRTAAIAERFWSHNSVTDVKDMYRRLDRISLQLEELGLLHEKNYEMMLRRLVGGEDVKPLKMLVDVLEPVKEYKRHSMGVKYTQYSPYTRVVDAARPDAATARKFNELVSVLIESRDGSVTSLLLGQLAFWKTGMPELKDQIKRHPILFEVMPHVESLELICELMPEMVGSVFSGDKVDQAIIDKAKAFLKGNTIRHGQAELMIIEGFEKLVKFCAP; this is encoded by the coding sequence ATGAGATCAATGCACAGATTAATTACAATCACGCTGTTGTTTATTTTGTCGTCGGGAGTTGTCATGTCACAAAAGCAAACAGTTTTCAATTTAATGCCCGTTCCTGCAGAGTTGAAAGCAGGGGATGGACAGTACCGTCTTGATGCTAAATTCAAGATGAAGATAACGGGAAAAATCAATCCACGGATTTCTGCTTATGCTACAAAAGCACTGCAGCGATTATCAGGGAGGACAGGTCTGTTTTTCCTTCAGGATATCGTATCAGGAGCAGATTCGATAGTTAATCCCGCACTCACAATCAGATTTGACCGTGAGGGAGCAATCAAGGTTGGTGAGGATGAGACTTATACACTTGATGTAACGCATGAGAAGATATCGCTTAATGCAGTTACCGATATCGGAGCTATGCGGGGTTTGGAGACATTTCTCCAGCTTGTGGAGAGAGACAGCGCCGGTTATTTTCTCCCTGTAGTATCGATTAAAGATGCTCCGTTCTACAAATGGCGCGGGTTGATGCTCGATGTATGCCGTCACTGGATGCCGCTTGAAATGGTGCTCAGGAATATCGACGGTATGGCAGCCATGAAGATGAATGTACTCCATTTCCACCTCTCTGAAGATCAGGGATTCAGGATCGAGAGCAAGGTCTTCCCAAAACTGCATCAAATGGGTTCCGATGGTAATTACTTCACACAGGAACAGATTAAACATATTATCAAATACGCCGCAGACAGAGGTATCAGGGTGTATCCGGAGTTTGATGTTCCGGGTCATTCCACTTCATGGTTTGTGGGGCATCCTGAACTTGCGAGTAAACCGGGACCCTACAAGATAGAGAGGAACTGGGGGATCTTCGGACCGGTAATGGATCCGACAAAAGAGAGCACATACGAGTTTCTTGACAAGTTTTTCACCGAGATGGCGCAGCTTTTCCCGGATGAATATTTCCATATCGGTGGTGATGAGGTGAAGGCAAACCACTGGAAGGAAAATCCCGATATTCAGAAATTTATGTCGGAGAAAAACATTAAGGATGAGCATGCACTTCAGGCATACTTTAACACCCGAATCCTGAAGATTTTACAAAGAAACAATAAAAAGATGGTCGGCTGGGATGAGATTTTGCAACCTGAAATGCCGAAAGATATTGTAATACATTCATGGAGAGGAAAAAAAGCTCTCCTGCAGGCTTCAAAAGACGGATATAATGTTATCCTTTCCAACGGTTATTATATAGACCTGATTCAATCAACGAAGTTTCACTATAATAATCATCCTGTTTCTCCTGATACTATCCTTCCGGCTGAGCAGCAGAAAAACATTCTCGGTGGTGAAGCTACAATGTGGGCAGAACTCGTTACGAATGAAAATGTCGATTCGAGAATCTGGCCCCGTACCGCAGCAATTGCAGAGAGGTTTTGGTCACACAACAGCGTAACTGATGTGAAAGACATGTACAGAAGACTCGACAGGATAAGTCTTCAACTCGAAGAACTGGGTTTGTTGCACGAAAAAAATTACGAGATGATGCTCCGCAGGCTTGTCGGCGGTGAGGATGTTAAACCCTTAAAGATGCTTGTGGATGTACTTGAACCCGTTAAAGAGTATAAAAGACATTCGATGGGTGTGAAATATACCCAATACTCTCCCTATACCAGAGTGGTGGATGCCGCCAGACCGGATGCAGCCACAGCGAGGAAATTTAATGAACTTGTGAGTGTATTAATTGAGTCACGGGATGGTTCGGTTACCAGTCTTTTGCTCGGTCAGCTCGCTTTCTGGAAAACGGGAATGCCCGAATTGAAAGACCAGATCAAAAGGCACCCCATTCTTTTTGAAGTGATGCCTCATGTCGAAAGTCTCGAATTAATTTGCGAGTTAATGCCCGAAATGGTTGGTTCGGTTTTCTCAGGTGACAAAGTTGATCAGGCAATCATTGACAAGGCAAAAGCTTTCCTGAAAGGGAACACAATCCGTCACGGTCAGGCTGAACTTATGATAATCGAAGGATTCGAGAAGCTCGTTAAATTTTGTGCTCCTTAA
- a CDS encoding chorismate-binding protein — translation MAYKKPAYKPESLREILEKVEETGNSAFLVNPPFHGKSRSILLSGAKTKLILTRDNVEEFFNKIESYKSSGYHVLVMVDYEAGLLFLPKLEDVLQRSKKKRFGSALVFKKSSAQLIDLEGVPFGFEGNRENMISDFLFDQTKEGYTGAVRSIKESIKKGDTYQINYTMSSSFNYSSSPPEIFSSLLFNQSSKYAAYINLGNRVILSLSPELFFSQKSNMIRVAPMKGTLKADLSTGASREKQARLSRNPKERAENLMITDLLRNDLHRICSTRPLRQISVCRVEKYETVYQLVSEIGGQIDKNIRLLDIFKALFPCGSVTGAPKISSMRIINGLEKRNRGLYTGSIGYLNGENATLNVAIRTLELDRENKTGKAGLGSGIVWDSVPENEYDECVIKGKFFTNPLPYYRIFETMLIDKGSIPLIELHKERMAQSAKVNLFCFSPGSFTKTILDALFDTDETKKYKLKILLGKYGDMESEVKELVPLPEENFAAFSGKRISSKNPFLYSKTTERALYDNEREIVEKEGLFDLIYLNEKDEVCEGGISNLFAKIDGKWHTPPVGCGLLEGIGRSLFMKKTGAIERVLYKEDISGAEEVVLTNAVRGPVRIDKITN, via the coding sequence ATGGCGTACAAAAAACCGGCATACAAACCGGAATCTCTACGGGAAATACTTGAAAAAGTGGAAGAAACCGGGAACAGCGCCTTTCTTGTGAATCCTCCATTCCACGGGAAATCCAGATCGATTCTGCTTTCCGGTGCGAAAACAAAATTGATTCTGACCCGTGATAATGTTGAAGAATTTTTCAACAAGATCGAGTCTTATAAATCATCCGGATATCATGTATTGGTAATGGTTGACTACGAAGCCGGGCTCCTTTTTCTTCCAAAACTTGAGGATGTTCTTCAAAGATCGAAAAAAAAGCGTTTTGGCAGTGCTTTAGTTTTCAAAAAATCGTCTGCTCAATTGATTGACCTGGAAGGAGTACCTTTTGGTTTTGAAGGAAACCGCGAAAACATGATATCTGATTTCCTTTTCGATCAGACTAAAGAAGGGTATACCGGTGCTGTAAGGTCGATTAAGGAGAGTATAAAAAAGGGGGACACTTATCAAATAAATTACACTATGTCGTCAAGTTTTAACTATTCGAGCAGTCCACCGGAAATTTTTTCCTCGCTCCTTTTCAATCAATCTTCCAAATACGCAGCATATATAAACCTCGGAAACAGGGTTATCTTGTCACTTTCTCCTGAACTGTTCTTCTCACAAAAATCCAATATGATAAGAGTGGCTCCGATGAAGGGGACGCTGAAGGCTGATTTGTCGACCGGCGCTTCAAGAGAAAAACAGGCTCGTCTTTCCCGGAATCCGAAGGAACGGGCTGAAAATTTGATGATAACCGATCTGTTGCGAAACGATCTTCACAGAATTTGTTCCACTCGCCCTCTCAGACAGATATCAGTGTGCAGAGTTGAAAAATATGAAACAGTTTATCAGCTTGTTTCGGAAATTGGTGGCCAAATAGACAAAAACATACGACTTTTGGACATCTTTAAAGCTCTCTTTCCCTGCGGATCAGTAACAGGAGCTCCGAAAATAAGTTCGATGAGAATCATAAACGGGCTTGAAAAAAGAAACAGAGGGCTGTATACCGGATCGATTGGGTATCTCAACGGGGAGAATGCAACTTTAAATGTTGCTATCAGAACTCTTGAACTGGACAGAGAAAATAAAACTGGGAAGGCAGGACTTGGCAGCGGGATCGTCTGGGACTCTGTCCCGGAGAATGAATATGATGAGTGCGTGATAAAAGGGAAGTTTTTTACAAATCCGTTACCTTACTATAGAATTTTTGAAACCATGCTCATTGACAAGGGGAGTATCCCCTTAATCGAGTTGCATAAGGAGCGGATGGCACAGTCTGCTAAAGTTAATTTATTCTGTTTTAGTCCGGGCTCTTTTACAAAAACGATATTGGATGCTCTTTTTGATACTGACGAAACAAAAAAATACAAGTTGAAAATCCTTCTTGGAAAGTATGGTGACATGGAATCAGAGGTTAAAGAACTGGTGCCACTTCCCGAAGAAAATTTCGCTGCTTTTTCAGGCAAACGCATCTCGAGTAAAAATCCTTTCCTTTATTCAAAGACTACTGAAAGAGCCCTGTACGATAATGAGCGGGAAATTGTTGAGAAGGAGGGACTTTTCGATCTCATCTATCTGAATGAGAAGGATGAAGTATGCGAAGGAGGAATCAGCAATCTTTTCGCCAAAATCGATGGAAAATGGCACACGCCTCCTGTTGGCTGCGGATTGCTCGAAGGCATAGGGAGGTCTCTCTTCATGAAAAAAACAGGTGCCATCGAGAGAGTACTCTACAAGGAAGACATTTCCGGTGCCGAAGAGGTGGTTCTGACCAATGCGGTCAGGGGTCCTGTGCGAATTGATAAAATAACTAATTAA